Proteins encoded by one window of Channa argus isolate prfri chromosome 1, Channa argus male v1.0, whole genome shotgun sequence:
- the LOC137102472 gene encoding G-protein coupled receptor 4-like, with protein MGDNDLNSTSQNISYAYGNTTDYEDGWSSTGFILYVVTYVIIAAGFLSVLVAIYAVFSLVRKDKAAPIYVINLLLTDLIQLCSMSVLMTDTADIISDTFSYLYFFGLLASVGFMVCISLERYLVISWPLWYRFRRTIKISLMVCVVVWALPLVLLLLIHFCDIYVAPTMFAVFLLLPYPLLIFSLGGTLKALSAAIRVPPDEKRRIVATLGLVLIIYTLLFMPSIIWFLAENTTENYSFNYLRFIMVLCSPIADSFLYVLLRKGAVDKVLASVCCCRMESNDISKSTELVNSQCSAVI; from the exons ATGGGAGATAACGACTTGAACAGCACCTCACAGAACATTAGTTACGCTTACGGCAACACCACTGACTATGAAGATGGATGGTCATCAACAGGCTTCATTCTATATGTGGTGACATACGTTATCATTGCAGCTGGATTTCTTTCAGTTCTAGTGGCCATCTATGCTGTATTTTCTCTG gtgCGAAAAGACAAAGCTGCTCCAATCTACGTCATCAACCTTCTCCTCACTGACCTTATTCAGCTCTGCTCCATGAGTGTTCTGATGACAGACACTGCAGATATAATCTCGGATACCTTCTCCTATTTATACTTCTTTGGTCTGCTGGCTAGTGTTGGCTTCATGGTGTGCATCTCCCTGGAAAG GTATTTGGTCATCAGCTGGCCACTGTGGTACCGCTTCAGACGAACAATCAAGATCTCTTTGATGGTCTGTGTTGTGGTCTGGGCCCTTCCTCTTGTCCTTCTCCTCCTTATCCATTTCTGTGATATCTATGTTGCACCAACCATGTTTGCTGTCTTCCTCCTTCTTCCATATCCACTGCTCATTTTCTCACTGGGTGGGACCCTTAAAGCTCTGTCTGCAGCCATCCGTGTCCCCCCTGATGAAAAACGACGAATTGTGGCCACGTTGGGTCTGGTGCTGATTATTTACACACTGCTGTTCATGCCCAGCATCATTTGGTTCCTGGCTGAAAACACTACAgaaaactattcctttaattaCCTGAGATTCATTATGGTTCTGTGCAGCCCCATTGCAGACtcttttctgtatgttttgctTAGGAAAGGAGCTGTAGACAAGGTTTTGgcctctgtgtgttgttgtagaATGGAAAGTAATGACATCAGCAAATCAACAGAGTTGGTTAATAGTCAATGTTCTGCAGTTATATAG